A DNA window from Helianthus annuus cultivar XRQ/B chromosome 15, HanXRQr2.0-SUNRISE, whole genome shotgun sequence contains the following coding sequences:
- the LOC118487465 gene encoding uncharacterized protein LOC118487465: MADAEENRILNEIGKPSLDGLPASINAPTIDNNNFEIKAGTISMLQNAVQFYGKDHEDPSVHIAGFLEVCATFRIRDASPDAIRLRLFPFSLRDGAKEWLLSLPAGSITTWNQLAEKFLQKYFPPEKTVRLRTKILNFRQDEDESLYEAWERFKELMRKVPHHGLPKWQQCQIFYHGLDSQGQMMVDTYSGGDIGTKNATEAFEILEKCAAKNRTQQPPRGKSSRQGVHHVDDYTAMTARMDALSSKFDRVMEMHWRGSSSGGAYQVGDFPTGEMSHEHVDFMGNQYRPQNNPYSNTYNPGWKNHPNFSWKPDASNQYPPGFAPRPTAPTHGAYGPPRPQQTPPSSDPSVHDMLSQILAGQNTQKAENEKRFREYDGRFTRHEGELRSQKASMQAIENQVGQIAKMLSERQQGGPSEQHRAKSKCYCKGHHIEKRQDRSNHSSGCFRKASR; encoded by the coding sequence ATGGCGGACGCGGAAGAGAATAGGATCTTGAATGAAATTGGAAAACCGTCACTCGATGGTTTGCCTGCGAGCATCAATGCACCGACAATCGACAATAATAATTTCGAGATCAAGGCTGGCACCATATCGATGTTGCAGAATGCGGTGCAGTTTTATGGCAAGGATCACGAGGATCCTAGTGTTCACATCGCGGGGTTTCTAGAGGTTTGTGCCACATTTAGGATTCGTGATGCATCACCGGATGCTATCCGCCTTCGGCTCTTTCCGTTTTCTTTACGGGATGGAGCCAAGGAGTGGCTTCTTTCACTTCCAGCTGGATCTATCACTACATGGAATCAATTAGCTGAGAAGTTCCTTCAGAAATATTTCCCTCCAGAGAAAACTGTTCGGTTGAGAACCAAGATTCTGAACTTTCGTCAGGACGAGGACGAGTCCCTTTACGAGGCATGGGAGCGGTTTAAAGAGCTTATGAGAAAGGTCCCACATCACGGGTTGCCCAAGTGGCAACAGTGTCAGATCTTCTACCATGGTTTGGACAGTCAGGGACAGATGATGGTTGATACCTACTCGGGCGGTGATATCGGCACGAAAAATGCCACCGAGGCATTTGAGATTCTTGAGAAGTGTGCCGCGAAAAACCGGACGCAGCAGCCCCCGAGGGGAAAGAGTTCTCGGCAGGGAGTTCATCATGTGGACGACTACACAGCCATGACAGCACGTATGGATGCCTTATCTTCGAAATTTGATCGAGTGATGGAAATGCACTGGAGAGGTTCTTCGAGTGGGGGAGCATATCAGGTAGGTGATTTTCCGACGGGAGAGATGTCACACGAGCATGTTGATTTCATGGGAAACCAATACCGTCCTCAAAACAATCCCTACAGCAATACTTATAATCCGGGGTGGAAGAATCATCCAAACTTTAGTTGGAAGCCCGATGCTTCTAACCAATATCCACCAGGATTTGCTCCACGTCCCACAGCTCCGACCCATGGAGCATATGGTCCACCTCGTCCTCAGCAGACGCCTCCTTCTAGTGATCCTAGTGTGCATGATATGCTTAGTCAAATCTTAGCTGGTCAAAACACTCAAAAAGCGGAGAATGAGAAGCGTTTTAGGGAGTATGACGGTCGTTTCACGAGGCACGAGGGTGAGTTGAGAAGCCAAAAGGCTTCCATGCAGGCCATTGAGAACCAAGTTGGCCAGATTGCCAAGATGTTGTCTGAGAGACAACAGGGGGGGCCTTCCGAGCAACACAGAGCCAAATCCAAATGCTACTGCAAAGGCCATCACATTGAGAAGCGGCAAGACCGCTCAAACCATTCCTCCGGCTGTTTCAGAAAAGCCAGTCGATGA